In Pectobacterium actinidiae, the DNA window ACCATTCAAGCGCGATAGGGCGGAGGGAAGGGCGAGAAATTGCGGCGGTAAATAACTCGTACTCACGTGCCAGATCGTCAATATCTTCGATGCCACGCATGACAAAATCGGTCAGGACATCACGCGGGTCGTCGTGGCGGCGTTCAAGAAACCAGCTAAACATGTCATCGCGAAACAGCGCAATAGCGCTACTCATGACGGCATTCAACATGTCGTCCAGACTCTTAAAATGGTAGGTGGTGGACCCCAGCGGCACGTGCGCCTCATTCGCGACAGCGCGGTGTGTCAGAGCACCAATGCCGTCACGTTTGATGATGTTCATCGCAGTTTCAACAATATGTGCCGCACGCGAATGCGTGGCTTCCAAACCTGTACCACTTGGCGTAACGCCTTTTTCCGCCAGCCAGGCGTTCGCCCATTCTGACGTCGTTTCGCCAGCGGAAATGACGGACGTGTCTTGCTGCAAAACGGTGGCAGACGCTAGCGGCGCGGCGTGAGTTGTTGCACCGGTGTGTGCCGTCATCGTGTGTGCGGTGTCGTCCGGCGAGAATAAGGATTTGGCATCATTAAGCATCGATTGCCGTTCCTCGCGATCGAGCGTCACGAAGCCTAACCCTTGTAGCAAAAAAACGCCTTCTGTGGCGAGGAACGCCAGACGGATACGGCGCATTGTTGGCGTGGCATCGCGTAGCTGGTCCAGTCTGGTGCGATAGAATGCCCGCACCGGTTCCAGCATGGCAGGGGAATGAACCAGTGCGGTAAGCAGGCCAACGGCACGGGAGGTGGTTTCGTCTTCTTCCTGAGCAATAGCCGTAATGTGGCCTAGCACATCGGCATGAGGCTGAGCGTTATAGCGTGCGGTTTGCAGCAGTGCTTCCTGCTCAAAACGGCTGAGTTCGCGCGACAGCATGGTCATGATCAACAGGTCTTTGCTGGGAAAGCTGTAAACCAACCCGCCTTTGCTAATACCGGCTTCGGCGGCG includes these proteins:
- a CDS encoding TetR family transcriptional regulator, with translation MTDQSKIQGNVMARKKTIENDLILDAAEKVLLRDGVHRFTLDAVAAEAGISKGGLVYSFPSKDLLIMTMLSRELSRFEQEALLQTARYNAQPHADVLGHITAIAQEEDETTSRAVGLLTALVHSPAMLEPVRAFYRTRLDQLRDATPTMRRIRLAFLATEGVFLLQGLGFVTLDREERQSMLNDAKSLFSPDDTAHTMTAHTGATTHAAPLASATVLQQDTSVISAGETTSEWANAWLAEKGVTPSGTGLEATHSRAAHIVETAMNIIKRDGIGALTHRAVANEAHVPLGSTTYHFKSLDDMLNAVMSSAIALFRDDMFSWFLERRHDDPRDVLTDFVMRGIEDIDDLAREYELFTAAISRPSLRPIALEWSNTVVAIIKVVAPDSAALPLGTLLNGFFIRALLEKHERTLPRELVHQAVSALYNAFH